A genomic stretch from Halorhodospira halophila includes:
- a CDS encoding zinc-binding metallopeptidase family protein: protein MRLFHCACGNRLHFGNTRCLSCERALGFDPRRRAVVALDAGADGLWRAAGGGRQRYRNCANVAAASCDWLVPAESGDALCLACRLTDTIPDLDNELNRIYWGRLEAAKRYLITDLLRLGLPLADRWQDPQRGLVFQFLADADTPEGPQQIITGHAGGRITINVAEADEIHRERTRIALGEAYRTLLGHMRHEIGHYYWMRLIEGSPWQERFRELFGDEREPYEQALQRYYQHGPQGPDWAVRHISAYAASHPWEDWAESWAHFLHITDALETAGVYQLTGLPQPGEDIERLLERWHELSEALNALARSLGQRDPYPFKVTAPVAEKLRFIQQVVESAGSSGGAGS from the coding sequence ATGCGCCTCTTCCACTGCGCCTGCGGCAACCGGCTGCACTTCGGCAATACCCGCTGCCTGAGCTGCGAGCGGGCGCTGGGGTTCGATCCGCGGCGCCGCGCCGTGGTTGCCCTGGATGCCGGCGCCGACGGGTTGTGGCGGGCCGCCGGCGGCGGGCGGCAGCGCTACCGCAACTGCGCCAACGTGGCCGCTGCCAGCTGCGACTGGCTGGTGCCCGCGGAAAGCGGCGACGCCCTGTGCTTGGCCTGCCGCCTGACGGATACCATCCCCGACCTGGATAACGAGCTCAATCGCATCTACTGGGGGCGGCTGGAGGCGGCCAAGCGCTACCTGATCACGGATCTGCTGCGCCTGGGCCTGCCTCTGGCCGATCGCTGGCAGGATCCGCAGCGCGGCCTGGTCTTTCAGTTCCTGGCCGATGCCGACACCCCCGAGGGGCCGCAGCAGATCATCACCGGCCACGCCGGGGGGCGGATCACTATCAACGTCGCCGAGGCCGACGAGATCCACCGCGAGCGTACGCGCATCGCCCTCGGCGAGGCCTACCGTACGCTGCTCGGGCACATGCGCCACGAGATCGGCCACTACTACTGGATGCGGCTGATCGAGGGCTCGCCGTGGCAGGAGCGCTTCCGCGAGCTATTCGGCGACGAGCGTGAGCCCTACGAGCAAGCGCTGCAGCGCTACTACCAGCATGGCCCCCAGGGGCCGGATTGGGCCGTGCGGCACATCAGTGCCTACGCCGCCTCGCACCCCTGGGAGGACTGGGCCGAGAGCTGGGCCCACTTCCTGCACATCACCGACGCCCTGGAGACCGCCGGGGTCTATCAGCTCACCGGCCTGCCGCAGCCGGGCGAGGACATCGAGCGGCTACTGGAACGCTGGCACGAACTCAGCGAGGCGCTCAACGCCCTGGCGCGCAGCCTGGGGCAGCGCGACCCCTATCCCTTCAAG
- a CDS encoding alpha-E domain-containing protein yields MLSRLAEHVYWMARYLERAENTARLISTGTHLALDQPHAVRIDWRALIEVLGGPEAAAHCDPNLTPERAAMVQLIPASEHPSSIHAAIARVRENARTVRDLLPDELRERINQLYFHTHRGAGTAVERAHRFDYLRGVIEYAQGISGVIEGTLSRGPTYQFLMLGRHLERADMTTRTIDVRAATLPRDEDDHPPTWDDAVWMNMLRYLGGYSQFRQQRGPGIQGPAVVDFLLRDDRFPRSVRFCTQRMERALEELPHPEAPCRLLAAAERRATAPVEVPLDAGALHRRLDALQVDLSQVHDSLGETYFSDG; encoded by the coding sequence ATGCTTTCGCGCCTGGCCGAACACGTCTACTGGATGGCCCGCTACCTGGAACGCGCCGAGAACACCGCGCGGCTGATCAGTACGGGCACCCATCTGGCGCTGGATCAGCCCCACGCGGTGCGCATCGACTGGCGGGCGCTGATCGAGGTCCTTGGCGGGCCCGAGGCCGCCGCGCACTGCGACCCGAACCTCACCCCGGAGCGGGCCGCCATGGTGCAGCTCATCCCGGCCTCGGAGCACCCGAGCTCCATCCACGCGGCCATCGCCCGGGTGCGCGAAAACGCCCGCACCGTGCGCGATCTGCTCCCCGACGAGCTGCGCGAGCGCATCAACCAGCTCTATTTCCACACCCACCGTGGCGCCGGTACGGCGGTGGAGCGGGCCCACCGCTTCGACTACCTGCGCGGGGTGATCGAGTACGCCCAGGGGATCAGCGGGGTGATCGAGGGTACGCTCTCCCGCGGGCCGACTTACCAGTTCCTGATGCTCGGCCGGCATCTGGAGCGGGCCGACATGACCACCCGCACCATCGACGTGCGGGCGGCGACGCTGCCGCGGGACGAGGACGACCACCCGCCGACCTGGGACGACGCGGTGTGGATGAACATGCTCCGCTACCTGGGCGGCTACAGCCAGTTCCGGCAGCAGCGCGGCCCGGGGATCCAGGGGCCGGCGGTGGTCGACTTCCTGTTGCGCGATGACCGTTTCCCGCGCTCGGTGCGCTTCTGCACCCAGCGCATGGAGCGGGCGCTGGAAGAACTCCCGCACCCCGAGGCCCCGTGCCGGCTGCTCGCCGCCGCCGAGCGCCGCGCCACCGCCCCGGTGGAAGTCCCGCTGGATGCCGGGGCGCTGCACCGGCGGCTGGACGCCCTGCAGGTTGATCTGAGCCAGGTCCATGACAGCCTGGGTGAGACCTACTTCTCGGACGGCTGA
- a CDS encoding circularly permuted type 2 ATP-grasp protein: protein MAPRFQGFDTDQRYDELLQPDGRPRPAARLLFEYLSSICEDDLAERMRAVDAFIRDKGVTFTVYSDGENIDRAWPLDVIPRVVDAREWGRIEAGLKQRLTALNRLIEDLYNEQAVIRDGILPREILEQSRNFRPQCQGLKLPYGAWAHICGTDLVRDRDGTLYVLEDNLRVPSGVSYMLENREVMKQVFPEPFEGSGIRPLDHYPGQLLDALISLAPADADNPEVVLLTPGVYNAAYFEHTYLAQQMGIELVEGRDLFVGEDDCVYMRTIYGPVRVHVIYRRIDDDFLDPEVFRPDSALGVRGLMRAWRAGRVAIANAPGAGVADNKAVYSFVPELIRYYLDEAPLLANVPTWRCLFEDERAYVLDHLDELVVKPANESGGYGMLIGPHADPATRSAFAEQICRDPANFIAQPTLSLSTVPTFNGEHLEPRHVDLRPFVLQAARQHVTTGGLSRVSNARDSLVVNSSQGGSSKDTWVVDVRSDEQEGG from the coding sequence ATGGCACCCCGATTCCAAGGCTTCGACACCGATCAGCGTTACGACGAGCTGCTGCAGCCCGATGGCCGGCCGCGCCCGGCGGCGCGGTTGCTGTTCGAGTACCTGAGCTCGATCTGCGAGGACGACCTGGCCGAGCGCATGCGGGCGGTGGACGCCTTCATCCGCGATAAGGGCGTGACTTTCACCGTCTACAGCGACGGCGAGAACATCGACCGCGCCTGGCCCCTGGACGTCATCCCCCGCGTGGTGGACGCCCGCGAGTGGGGGCGGATCGAGGCCGGGCTCAAGCAGCGGCTTACCGCCCTCAACCGCCTGATCGAGGATCTCTACAACGAGCAGGCGGTGATCCGGGACGGCATCCTGCCCCGCGAGATCCTCGAGCAGTCCCGCAACTTCCGGCCGCAGTGCCAGGGCCTGAAGCTCCCTTATGGTGCATGGGCCCACATTTGTGGCACCGATTTGGTGCGCGACCGCGACGGGACCCTCTACGTCCTGGAGGACAACCTCCGCGTCCCCTCCGGCGTGTCGTACATGCTGGAGAACCGCGAGGTGATGAAGCAGGTCTTCCCCGAGCCGTTCGAGGGCTCCGGCATCCGGCCGCTGGACCACTACCCCGGGCAGCTGCTCGACGCCCTGATCAGCCTGGCCCCGGCCGACGCCGACAACCCCGAGGTGGTGCTGCTCACCCCGGGCGTCTACAACGCCGCCTACTTCGAGCACACCTACCTGGCGCAGCAGATGGGCATCGAGCTGGTGGAGGGGCGGGATCTGTTCGTCGGCGAGGACGACTGCGTCTACATGCGCACCATCTACGGCCCGGTGCGCGTGCACGTGATCTACCGGCGCATCGATGACGACTTCCTCGACCCGGAGGTCTTCCGCCCGGACTCGGCCCTGGGGGTGCGCGGGCTCATGCGGGCCTGGCGGGCAGGGCGGGTGGCCATTGCCAATGCCCCGGGGGCCGGCGTGGCGGATAACAAGGCGGTCTACTCCTTCGTGCCGGAGCTGATCCGTTACTACCTGGACGAGGCGCCGCTGCTGGCCAATGTCCCCACCTGGCGCTGCCTGTTCGAAGACGAGCGGGCCTATGTGCTCGACCATCTGGACGAGTTGGTGGTCAAGCCGGCCAACGAGTCCGGCGGCTATGGCATGCTCATCGGCCCCCACGCCGATCCCGCCACGCGCAGCGCCTTTGCCGAGCAGATCTGCCGCGATCCGGCCAACTTCATCGCGCAGCCGACGCTCAGCCTGTCCACGGTGCCCACGTTCAACGGCGAACACCTGGAGCCGCGCCACGTCGACCTGCGCCCCTTCGTTCTCCAGGCGGCGCGGCAGCACGTGACCACCGGCGGACTCAGCCGTGTCTCCAACGCCCGCGACTCGCTGGTGGTCAACTCTTCTCAGGGCGGCAGCAGCAAGGACACCTGGGTGGTCGATGTGAGGTCCGACGAGCAGGAGGGCGGCTGA